A stretch of Argonema galeatum A003/A1 DNA encodes these proteins:
- a CDS encoding hybrid sensor histidine kinase/response regulator: protein MLTQIETDDEIYHFFVQETLEFLQSLEKGLLTLRQEHSTNKIHSLMRAAHSIKGGAGCVGLTGIQTIAHQLENGFRALYREDVEFDRELEELLLQAYDTLRSPLMDQIKTGKCKTDTALKKIKLISTQLEAKLGHSLEEETQVPEVEMNVDITQFLFTQEVAQGLTRWETLLTNPTSKLVEELKAQAEVFVSFGELLNLPGFVAIAKTTISALQANPSQVKTIGQLAASDFRVSQAAVLKGDRSTGGSPSTQLVNLAQLPKPKAKNTNGNPSITPMPNSSLLEDLDKTSSQLQKPLSAQAPTSSLLEDLEKTSSQVLTPPKASVAESSLLEDLANGFSSSKKAKSQISDLQLSTESKKVKSEISNIKSPVIKAELKEENKNGFHHNGKSKIPVVEQPTAAVKTNVSYEPTAVDLVWETTQPTQDPAGNEQNAKLGVRVDLERLELLNNLVGDLVTQENSFFLQYQQHKEILDAIAQRLNRFNKLTRNYLGRGAEGQRGRGAEGQRGRGAEGKERSQITNSQLPIPLEQTVEEEIAQLQEALQDMALTQQQVQQIIKKRQQTLNQLQTNLLNARMLPLENLLNRFPRMIRDFATKNHKQVNLQMIGMSTLIDKAILEKLYDPLIHLVRNAFDHGIETPQVREAQGKSPTGTITISAYHRGSNTYIEVQDDGQGIDPKKISRRAVAMNLLSPSEASILPKNRLYKYLFAPGFSTADRVSELSGRGVGLEAARLQLGALKGSIGVTSEPGKGSTFILRLPFTLTITKLLIFSVNANLLAIPVDALMAIAAAPEDRIETHQGQEFYSWQGRLIPVYSYTLLSSYNYPQTPPASDQLRGSYLWQKSGKIPLLLLSHRSQAIALKIDQILMEQNLAIKPFGEAMTAPPYFYGCTILGDGRLVPAIDGSQLAAWLLQQKSAQNTVVSTLPISHNFKSVSSSSMPAVLTIDDSVTMRKSLSLTLSKEGYQVLQARNGWEAIELLRQEPKIKAIICDIEMPQMNGFEFLSRCRKEFSVRALPVIMLTSRSSERYRLLAKQLGAIAYLTKPYLDKQLLNTLKLCLEGTLVPS, encoded by the coding sequence ATGTTAACTCAAATCGAAACAGACGACGAAATTTACCATTTTTTTGTCCAAGAAACTTTGGAATTTTTGCAAAGCCTTGAAAAAGGTTTGCTAACCTTAAGGCAAGAACACAGCACCAATAAAATTCACAGCCTCATGCGGGCAGCCCATTCCATCAAAGGGGGAGCAGGCTGTGTCGGCTTAACGGGGATACAAACTATAGCTCATCAGCTAGAAAATGGGTTTAGAGCTTTATATAGAGAAGATGTTGAATTCGATCGCGAGTTGGAAGAACTGCTTTTGCAAGCTTACGATACGCTGCGATCGCCTTTAATGGATCAAATTAAAACAGGCAAATGTAAAACCGACACCGCACTAAAAAAAATAAAACTTATCTCCACCCAGCTAGAGGCTAAACTCGGTCATAGCCTGGAAGAAGAAACCCAGGTGCCTGAAGTAGAAATGAATGTCGATATTACTCAGTTTCTGTTTACCCAGGAGGTGGCGCAGGGACTGACTCGCTGGGAAACTCTTTTAACTAATCCGACATCAAAATTAGTCGAAGAATTAAAGGCTCAAGCAGAAGTTTTTGTCAGTTTTGGGGAACTCTTAAACCTGCCCGGTTTTGTCGCCATTGCTAAAACCACAATCTCGGCGTTGCAAGCTAATCCGTCGCAAGTTAAGACTATTGGACAACTAGCTGCTTCAGATTTTAGGGTATCTCAAGCCGCTGTTTTAAAGGGCGATCGCTCAACAGGAGGAAGTCCTTCCACTCAGTTAGTCAATTTAGCGCAACTCCCTAAACCAAAGGCTAAGAATACCAATGGCAATCCATCCATCACGCCGATGCCAAATTCATCGCTGTTGGAAGATTTGGATAAAACCTCTAGTCAACTTCAAAAACCTTTGTCTGCTCAAGCGCCCACATCATCCCTGCTGGAAGATTTAGAAAAAACATCTAGCCAAGTTCTGACGCCTCCCAAGGCTTCTGTGGCAGAATCATCGCTGTTAGAAGATCTAGCAAATGGTTTTAGCAGCAGCAAGAAAGCAAAATCTCAGATTTCAGATTTACAATTGTCAACTGAATCTAAAAAGGTTAAATCTGAAATATCAAATATAAAATCTCCAGTTATCAAAGCTGAACTTAAAGAGGAAAATAAAAACGGCTTTCACCATAATGGTAAGAGCAAAATCCCAGTTGTTGAGCAACCCACCGCTGCTGTTAAAACCAATGTTTCTTATGAGCCAACAGCAGTCGATTTAGTCTGGGAAACTACGCAACCAACTCAAGATCCTGCTGGAAACGAGCAAAATGCCAAATTGGGAGTGCGGGTTGATTTAGAACGCCTGGAACTGCTTAACAATCTAGTTGGCGATTTGGTAACGCAAGAGAACAGCTTTTTTTTGCAATATCAACAACATAAAGAAATTCTTGATGCGATCGCGCAAAGGTTGAACCGCTTTAATAAGCTGACTCGCAACTATTTGGGCAGAGGGGCGGAGGGGCAGAGGGGCAGAGGGGCAGAGGGGCAGAGGGGCAGAGGGGCAGAGGGGAAAGAAAGATCGCAAATTACTAATTCCCAATTACCTATTCCCTTAGAACAAACAGTAGAAGAAGAGATTGCCCAATTGCAAGAAGCCCTTCAGGATATGGCACTAACCCAACAGCAGGTGCAACAAATTATCAAAAAAAGGCAGCAAACTCTCAACCAATTACAAACAAATCTCTTAAATGCTAGAATGCTGCCTTTGGAAAACTTGCTGAACCGATTTCCTAGGATGATACGAGACTTTGCTACTAAAAATCATAAGCAAGTTAACCTTCAGATGATCGGAATGTCTACGCTAATAGACAAAGCAATTTTAGAAAAGCTTTACGATCCATTAATTCATCTGGTACGCAATGCTTTTGACCACGGTATTGAAACTCCCCAAGTGCGAGAAGCTCAGGGCAAATCACCGACAGGTACTATTACCATAAGCGCTTATCATCGGGGAAGTAACACTTACATTGAAGTGCAAGATGATGGTCAAGGAATTGACCCAAAGAAAATTTCTCGCCGCGCTGTCGCCATGAATTTGCTGTCTCCATCTGAGGCATCTATATTGCCGAAAAATCGCTTGTATAAGTATCTGTTTGCTCCCGGTTTTTCTACTGCCGATCGAGTGAGCGAACTTTCGGGTCGAGGAGTTGGCTTGGAGGCGGCGCGGCTCCAGTTAGGTGCTTTAAAAGGCTCGATTGGTGTGACTTCCGAACCGGGAAAAGGAAGTACCTTTATCCTGCGTTTGCCTTTCACTTTGACAATTACCAAGTTGTTGATTTTCAGCGTTAACGCTAATCTATTGGCGATTCCTGTAGATGCGCTGATGGCGATCGCAGCTGCCCCAGAAGATCGCATAGAAACCCATCAAGGGCAAGAGTTTTACTCGTGGCAGGGGCGTTTGATTCCTGTGTATTCCTATACTCTACTATCTTCTTATAACTATCCCCAAACACCACCCGCTTCTGACCAACTTAGAGGCTCTTATCTTTGGCAAAAATCTGGTAAAATACCTCTGCTTTTGCTCTCCCACAGATCGCAAGCGATCGCTCTAAAAATAGACCAAATTTTGATGGAACAGAACCTGGCTATCAAACCCTTTGGTGAGGCGATGACAGCGCCGCCCTATTTCTATGGTTGTACAATTCTAGGTGATGGACGTCTGGTTCCGGCAATCGATGGTTCGCAGCTAGCTGCATGGCTTCTGCAACAGAAATCAGCGCAAAATACTGTTGTTTCGACACTGCCTATATCGCACAATTTTAAATCCGTTTCTAGCTCATCGATGCCTGCGGTTTTGACGATCGATGATTCTGTCACCATGAGAAAAAGCTTATCTTTGACTCTGAGCAAAGAGGGATATCAAGTGCTACAAGCTCGGAATGGTTGGGAAGCGATCGAACTATTACGACAAGAACCAAAAATTAAGGCTATTATCTGTGACATAGAAATGCCTCAGATGAATGGCTTTGAGTTTCTCAGTCGCTGTCGCAAAGAATTTAGCGTCCGGGCTTTACCAGTCATTATGCTCACATCCCGCAGTAGTGAGAGGTATCGTCTTTTAGCTAAGCAGTTGGGAGCGATCGCCTATTTAACTAAACCATACTTGGATAAGCAGTTG